TTGGCAGTTATCCGGTAagtaatatttgattttattttattttattgtgtaattgCACGGTAGCATACCTATCAACACACTTAGTtactcaattttattatttgctaGAGTTACCTTGTCGTCATGCAATAGATGCAATTTCAGTCATGAATGGTAGACCTGAGAATTATGTCCATGCATGACTAACAATGGGCTCATACAACAAAACTTATGAGTACCATATTAACCCGGTAAGAGGCCAACAGTTGTGGGAAACCTCACAATACCTCCATTGCTTACCACCTGTAAGGAGCAAGCCCCGTGGCAGGCCATCACCTTATACATGAAAAAAAGATGCACGTTAGGCACCTGTTCGGGGGAGCCAAGAGCGCACTGCAACAAAATTGAAGCAAAAATATGGCAAATTCACCTGTGAGACATGTGGAGATGTTGGTCACACAACAAAGAGTtgtaaaatagcaaaaaaaaataaaaagccgATGAGTTAGCAGCTGCTGCAAAGGCTGCTGAAGATGCTGCACATGAAGGTGATGCTGGTGCTAAAGGTAAGGAAGGTGAGGTTGTTAGTGCAGAATATGAGGTTGGTGCTGAAGGAGGACAAACTAAAACTCAAACAGAAGTTGCTGCTAAAGGGGGTTTAGGAGATGAACAAGAACCTACAACTCAGgtaataatagtattaaaaacattaatcAAAATTAGAGCTTGAGTTAATCAATCTGGAAACAAACAAATTCATTTTCTTGTTAACTTGAGAGGATATGTTTTTGTTGacactttttattattgttattgctaTTATAGGCTGCAAAGACTACAAAGATTTTCAAGAAAGGGCCTTTGAGAACTAAAAGTGAGAGACACATAGACAAACTCCTTGTCAAGAGGACAACTTCATCCACTGCTGCTACTGCTACGGCTGCTCCACATCCAACTGAGATTTCAAGAGAGACTATTCAGGGGCTAGTGCAGCAACCTCTGAAAAACTGGGCTCCTTCTTGAAATTTGTTCCAACTCCAGGATTCAACCCACGAAGAAAAAATGTCTAACTAGCACAAAGTGTAGTGCCTTTTTGAGTTCATGTTATTGTAGTTGAATGCTATAGTTAAACAATGTGTATTTTGGTAATGTAACCTTTGAAACCTGTATGCATGGCCTTTGAATGTTGTTATGGCCTATGATGTTTTGGGCTGTGATAGTATGTTATGCACAATGTGCTTTAGCACAAACAACACTTGTTCCATGTTCCGGAAATAGTTATGTTATGTTAAATTAATGAAGTTTTTTGTTTagttcatgttttgatttatctCTTTTTGGTTTAATTGAACACAATTTTAGCAGAACAAGTGCAGCATCAAGACTTGAACTCATGTAAAAttagtgtttcattttattcCATCTTCATCAAGACATTACATACCACTtaagatatttaaaatttcataacaTAATTATCATTTGTTGAATATAAACCCCAACAAGCTAACAcctaaacacacaccaaaagTAACTACAAAAGCCAGCAGCACCATTGTCATCATCTTCACTGTCTTAACATCACTCTCCAAGCTTGTCATTCTCCAATTTAACTCATGCAAAACTTCTTGTGGAATAGGTGTTGCACAAACTGGTTCTTCACATCCATCAGTCCAGCgaaaaaaattacaatgaaTTCCATACTGCAAAGTAAAAAATGCAGGTGAATCCAAACTCAAAGTGAAACCATCTTAACATTTTCTTCACAGCCATAACCTTACCTCATAGTTCGGACAACCATAAAATGGTCTACTAGGATTTTCTGCCGTCGTTGAGTACTTCATC
The genomic region above belongs to Arachis duranensis cultivar V14167 chromosome 3, aradu.V14167.gnm2.J7QH, whole genome shotgun sequence and contains:
- the LOC107478285 gene encoding uncharacterized protein LOC107478285; this translates as MGGGERSQSSSSRNNSAGRPYVSKEMRNRGGKNAVFYNCGLRTVMKYSTTAENPSRPFYGCPNYEYGIHCNFFRWTDGCEEPVCATPIPQEVLHELNWRMTSLESDVKTVKMMTMVLLAFVVTFGVCLGVSLLGFIFNK